The following are encoded in a window of Penicillium oxalicum strain HP7-1 chromosome II, whole genome shotgun sequence genomic DNA:
- a CDS encoding putative 1,4-beta-D-glucan cellobiohydrolase A: protein MYQRALLFSALMAGVSAQQVGTQKPETHPPLAWKECTSSGCTSKDGSVVIDANWRWVHSVDGYKNCYTGNEWDSTLCPDDATCATNCAVDGADYAGTYGATTEGDSLSINFVTGSNIGSRFYLMEDENKYQMFKLLNKEFTFDVDVSTLPCGLNGALYFVSMDADGGMSKYETNKAGAKYGTGYCDSQCPRDLKFINGKGNVEGWKPSANDKNAGVGPHGSCCAEMDIWEANSISTALTPHPCDTNGQTICEGDSCGGTYSTTRYAGTCDPDGCDFNPFRMGNESFYGPGKMVDTKSKMTVVTQFITSDGTDTGSLKEIKRVYVQNGKVIANSASDVSGITGNSITSDFCTAQKKTFGDEDVFNKHGGLSGMGDALGEGMVLVMSLWDDHNSNMLWLDGEKYPTDAAASKAGVSRGTCSTDSGKPSTVESESGSAKVVFSNIKVGSIGSTFSA from the exons ATGTATCAACGCGCACTTCTTTTCTCCGCCTTGATGGCGGGCGTGAGTGCTCAGCAGGTTGGAACTCAGAAGCCTGAAACCCACCCACCACTCGCCTGGAAGGAGTGTACCTCGTCTGGCTGCACCAGCAAAGATGGTTCCGTGGTCATTGATGCCAACTGGCGCTGGGTTCACTCGGTCGATGGTTACAAGAACTGCTACACTGGTAACGAA TGGGACAGCACCCTGTGCCCTGACGATGCTACCTGCGCGACCAACTGCGCTGTGGACGGTGCGGACTATGCCGGCACCTACGGAGCTACCACCGAGGGAGACTCCCTGTCCATCAACTTCGTTACCGGATCAAACATCGGCTCGCGCTTCTACCtcatggaggatgagaacAAATACCAGATGTTCAAGCTCCTGAACAAGGAATTCACCTTCGACGTTGATGTTTCCACTCTTCCCTGTGGCCTCAATGGTGCCTTGTACTTTGTCTCCATGGATGCCGACGGTGGCATGTCCAAGTATGAGACCAACAAGGCGGGTGCCAAGTATGGTACAGGTTACTGTGACTCTCAGTGCCCGCGTGACCTGAAGTTCATCAACGGAAAG GGTAACGTTGAAGGCTGGAAGCCATCTGCGAACGACAAGAATGCCGGTGTTGGACCACACGGTTCTTGCTGTGCTGAAATGGATATCTGGGAGGCTAACAGCATCTCCACTGCCTTGACTCCCCATCCCTGCGATACTAACGGCCAGACCATTTGCGAAGGTGACAGCTGCGGTGGAACCTACTCTACCACCAGATACGCCGGTACCTGCGATCCCGATGGCTGCGACTTCAACCCCTTCCGCATGGGTAACGAATCCTTCTACGGCCCCGGAAAGATGGTGGACACCAAGTCGAAGATGACTGTCGTGACCCAGTTCATCACCAGCGACGGAACCGACACTGGCAGCTTGAAGGAGATCAAGCGCGTCTATGTCCAGAATGGCAAGGTCATTGCCAACTCGGCCTCGGACGTGAGCGGCATTACTGGCAACTCGATCACCTCGGACTTTTGCACTGCTCAGAAGAAGACCtttggcgacgaggatgtcTTTAACAAGCATGGTGGTCTGTCTGGCATGGGTGATGCTCTGGGAGAAGGCATGGTTCTCGTGATGAGCCTGTGGGATGACCACAACTCTAACATGCTCTGGCTCGACGGCGAGAAGTACCCAACCgatgctgctgcttccaAGGCTGGCGTCAGCCGTGGCACCTGCAGCACTGACTCTGGCAAGCCCTCTACTGTTGAATCCGAGTCTGGTTCTGCCAAGGTCGTTTTCTCCAACATCAAGGTTGGCTCCATTGGGTCAACCTTTTCCGCATAA